In Mycoplasmopsis maculosa, one genomic interval encodes:
- the pdhA gene encoding pyruvate dehydrogenase (acetyl-transferring) E1 component subunit alpha: protein MKYKYVDVKKIMDKPEDIIRILDIDGNLIDSKFKSPLSKEELLDAYKWMVLSRQQDTYMLQLQRQGRMLTFPPNLGEEALQVATGMAMEKRDWFVPAFRSNAAMLRLGVPMVNLMLYWNGQEWGNNIPKDVNVLPPNIVIGTQISQCAGIALSQKYLKTGGVAVSFIGNGGTTEGEFAEGINFAAVQEWPAVFCVNNNQWAISTPNSEETVSSTIAAKAHAFGCAGIRVDGNDLLASYIAIKEAIEYARNESKPVIVEFLTWRQGPHTTSDNPKLYRTEEQEKENEKWEPMHIIENYLKTQKILTDDLKETIWAEALVQVKKTYEESLTKIDTKLEDIFDYTYAELDDDLKEQKAEAIKYYESLKGGK, encoded by the coding sequence ATGAAATACAAATATGTTGATGTAAAAAAAATAATGGACAAACCAGAAGATATTATAAGAATATTAGATATCGATGGGAATTTAATTGATAGCAAATTTAAGTCTCCTTTATCAAAAGAAGAATTATTAGATGCTTATAAATGAATGGTATTATCTAGACAACAAGATACATACATGCTTCAATTGCAAAGACAAGGTAGAATGCTTACATTTCCACCTAACTTAGGTGAAGAAGCATTACAAGTTGCAACTGGTATGGCAATGGAAAAAAGAGACTGATTTGTTCCTGCTTTTAGATCAAATGCTGCTATGTTGCGTTTAGGTGTTCCTATGGTCAATTTAATGTTATATTGAAATGGTCAAGAATGAGGAAATAATATTCCAAAAGATGTTAATGTTTTACCTCCAAACATTGTTATTGGTACACAAATTAGTCAATGTGCTGGAATAGCTTTAAGTCAAAAATACTTAAAAACTGGTGGAGTTGCTGTTTCATTTATTGGTAATGGTGGAACAACAGAAGGTGAATTTGCTGAAGGTATTAACTTTGCAGCAGTTCAAGAATGACCAGCTGTATTTTGCGTAAATAACAATCAATGAGCTATAAGCACTCCTAACTCAGAAGAAACAGTAAGTAGTACAATTGCTGCTAAAGCTCATGCCTTTGGTTGCGCAGGAATTAGAGTTGATGGTAATGACTTATTAGCATCATATATTGCAATTAAAGAAGCAATTGAATATGCTAGAAATGAAAGTAAGCCTGTTATTGTTGAATTTTTAACATGAAGACAAGGACCTCATACTACAAGTGATAATCCAAAACTTTACAGAACAGAAGAACAAGAAAAAGAAAATGAAAAATGAGAACCAATGCATATAATTGAAAACTATCTTAAAACTCAAAAAATTCTTACTGATGATTTAAAAGAAACTATTTGAGCAGAAGCATTAGTTCAAGTTAAAAAAACTTATGAAGAATCATTAACAAAAATAGATACAAAATTAGAAGATATTTTTGATTACACATATGCAGAGTTAGATGATGATTTAAAAGAACAAAAAGCAGAAGCTATTAAATATTATGAAAGCTTAAAAGGAGGTAAATAA
- the rpsF gene encoding 30S ribosomal protein S6: MNKYEIMLILDPAADALQATQIVETAFGKTAVKKAEKLELSNLAYPINKSLKAQYMVYLVEGEANKVAEFTRRSNIAKFIWRQLVINLDSEKGFNKVKKVHKNVLSKEARQVKSQGTKKLVEGIEKASKTRTVKKESTKKVDAE, encoded by the coding sequence ATGAACAAATATGAAATTATGTTAATTCTTGACCCAGCTGCAGATGCTTTACAAGCAACTCAAATTGTTGAAACAGCATTTGGTAAAACAGCAGTTAAGAAAGCAGAAAAATTAGAATTATCTAATTTAGCATACCCAATCAATAAATCATTAAAAGCACAATACATGGTTTATTTAGTTGAAGGTGAAGCAAACAAAGTTGCTGAATTTACAAGAAGAAGTAATATAGCTAAATTTATTTGAAGACAATTAGTAATTAATTTAGATTCAGAAAAAGGGTTTAATAAAGTTAAAAAAGTACACAAAAATGTATTAAGCAAAGAAGCAAGACAAGTAAAATCACAAGGTACTAAAAAATTAGTTGAAGGTATTGAAAAAGCATCTAAAACTAGAACAGTTAAAAAAGAATCAACTAAAAAAGTTGATGCTGAATAG
- a CDS encoding single-stranded DNA-binding protein translates to MNKVILIGRIANDIKLNYTQSGTPYIRATIAVNRRQTSRENQQTDFISLVAWRNTASFMSQYVNKGSLVSIEGQLTVSQFSSKENGQINRSTDVTVENISLLEPRSVIEKRQGSVQNINPQTNNFSNNVKFNQDMSYDENNFQFEHENESSKHDLGFDFDND, encoded by the coding sequence ATGAATAAAGTTATATTAATTGGTAGAATAGCTAATGATATTAAATTAAATTATACTCAAAGTGGTACACCGTATATCAGAGCAACTATTGCTGTGAATAGAAGACAAACATCAAGAGAAAATCAACAAACAGATTTTATTTCTTTGGTAGCTTGAAGAAATACTGCTAGTTTTATGAGTCAATATGTTAATAAGGGATCTTTAGTTTCTATAGAAGGCCAACTTACTGTTTCTCAGTTTTCTTCAAAAGAAAACGGTCAAATAAATAGATCAACTGATGTAACAGTTGAAAATATTTCATTATTAGAACCTCGTTCTGTTATTGAAAAAAGACAAGGAAGTGTTCAAAATATTAATCCTCAAACAAATAATTTCTCAAATAATGTAAAGTTTAATCAAGATATGTCATATGATGAAAATAATTTTCAATTCGAACATGAAAATGAAAGTTCAAAACATGATCTTGGTTTTGACTTTGACAATGATTAA
- the rpsR gene encoding 30S ribosomal protein S18, giving the protein MIFKKKRNNFKKRCELCELHIQYVDYKNVDFLNKYITGTGTIKPHLATGTCAKDQRKIAMAIKRARYMALMPYLKERVRVLTPTSKKETVKKEEK; this is encoded by the coding sequence ATGATTTTTAAGAAAAAAAGAAATAACTTTAAGAAAAGATGCGAACTTTGTGAATTACATATTCAATATGTTGACTATAAAAATGTTGACTTTTTAAATAAATATATTACTGGTACAGGAACAATTAAACCTCATTTAGCAACAGGTACTTGTGCAAAAGATCAAAGAAAAATAGCTATGGCTATTAAAAGAGCACGTTACATGGCACTTATGCCTTATTTAAAAGAAAGAGTACGTGTTTTAACACCAACTTCTAAAAAAGAAACAGTTAAAAAAGAAGAAAAATAA
- a CDS encoding purine-nucleoside phosphorylase: MPTPHISCKKGEIAKIVLMPGDPLRAEYMAKNFLENPKLVSSVRNMYFFTGTYKGKEVTIGASGMGAASMGIYAYELFSFYDVDTIIRVGSTGSYIEELDAKQPVLVNRAYADGLGFIELMTGEKEHNSYPSKEILDELRKSAKNMNVNLVEVACHSTDVFYSLRPLEETIEKTNCQVVDNECFALFATAKRCNKKAAALLSVSENLITGANMTSDERLSEFSTMFEIALNSIK, encoded by the coding sequence ATTCCAACACCTCATATAAGTTGTAAAAAAGGCGAAATAGCTAAAATTGTTTTAATGCCAGGCGATCCTTTAAGAGCTGAATATATGGCTAAAAATTTTTTAGAAAATCCTAAACTTGTTTCTTCTGTTAGAAATATGTATTTTTTTACAGGAACATACAAAGGCAAAGAAGTTACAATTGGAGCTAGCGGTATGGGTGCTGCTTCAATGGGTATCTATGCTTACGAATTATTTAGTTTTTATGATGTTGATACAATTATAAGAGTAGGTTCTACTGGTTCATATATAGAAGAATTAGATGCAAAACAACCAGTTTTAGTTAATAGAGCATATGCAGATGGATTAGGATTTATTGAATTAATGACCGGAGAAAAAGAACATAATTCTTATCCATCTAAAGAAATTTTAGATGAGCTTAGAAAATCTGCTAAAAATATGAATGTTAATTTAGTAGAAGTAGCTTGTCATTCAACAGATGTTTTCTATAGTTTAAGACCATTAGAAGAAACTATAGAAAAAACAAATTGTCAAGTTGTTGATAATGAATGTTTTGCATTATTTGCTACTGCAAAAAGATGCAATAAAAAAGCGGCTGCATTATTAAGTGTTTCTGAAAACTTAATAACAGGTGCAAATATGACAAGCGATGAAAGATTATCAGAGTTTTCAACAATGTTTGAAATTGCTCTTAATTCTATAAAATAG
- a CDS encoding Sua5/YciO/YrdC/YwlC family protein — translation MNFDDIFITTTDTVNGIGGPINDNTLKCLYHLKKRDISKKIMILVGSIEQAKSFNEWNEEATEFANKYWPGAYSIIINNQGFRMPNQKRLIKFLLKNGPMYVTSANISGKKPIEISEAKKVFPAIKNIYNFGKPNNNPSKIYNLDTKEWIR, via the coding sequence ATGAATTTTGATGATATTTTTATAACAACAACAGATACTGTTAATGGTATTGGCGGTCCAATAAACGATAATACTTTAAAATGCTTGTATCACCTTAAAAAAAGGGATATTAGTAAAAAAATTATGATTTTAGTAGGTTCAATTGAACAAGCAAAATCATTTAATGAATGAAATGAAGAAGCAACCGAATTTGCTAATAAATATTGACCTGGAGCATATTCTATAATTATAAATAATCAAGGTTTTAGAATGCCTAACCAAAAACGATTAATAAAATTTTTATTAAAAAACGGTCCTATGTATGTTACTAGTGCAAATATTTCAGGTAAAAAGCCAATTGAAATTTCAGAAGCTAAAAAAGTTTTTCCAGCTATTAAAAATATATATAACTTTGGCAAGCCAAATAATAATCCAAGCAAAATTTATAATTTAGATACAAAAGAGTGAATAAGATAA